The Juglans microcarpa x Juglans regia isolate MS1-56 chromosome 8D, Jm3101_v1.0, whole genome shotgun sequence genomic sequence TCTCATTTTGTCGAACTCATCAATACAGACAACCCCTCCATCTGCCAAAACCATGGCTCCTCCTTCAAGGTAAAACTCACGCTGTAGCGCACAGTCGAATACATATCAGAGTTTTTGagcaagggaagaaaaaaatgaatccaCCAAAAGGATTTGGCAATGGCAAGATAATGCTGAAGATAACATAATATATCTGCTTACTGAAAAAATAGTTCAAGAACTTACGGAACCACTATCTCTGATCACAGAAGCTGTAAGACCAGCAGCTGAAGAACCTTTTCCTGAAGTATAAACAGCAACAGGAGCAGTCTTTTCAACAAACTTGAGAAACTGTATAAGGTGATTATCAAATCAGCACCTTCCCTTGAGTGGCAAAAAGCAAAAAAGCAAGAGCGTGCATTATCATAAAGTACGATTAGTATGACTCCTCAAAAGGTACATATCTAAGTGGAGACGTCCATTCTCAAGGAGGGATTACAGACACGAGGTAACGAGAAAACTCAGCTTTCAGTAAGCCACTTTGCTCTTGAACCAACAATTGCGTCTATAACTAACCTGTGATTTAGCAGTAGATGGGTCCCCCAAAAGTAACACATTGATATCACCTCTTAATTTCACACCATCAGGCAAATTCTGAATACAGAGGAAAGGTTATGCAGTGAATAGATCATATCGATATTAAAGGATAACAATTCATGATGTACCTTCCTTGACCCTCCAAACAGCAGACAAGCCACAGCCTTTTTCAAGTCATCATGACCAAATATAGATGGAGCTATCTTTGAGCATATGTTTTTGTACACATTGGGTTCTGCAGCAAATTTTTTGAATCCTTCTATCTGAAGTTCAAGTGTTATAATATTTAAGCAACCATGATCAGTTCTTGGTACAATGCATAAAGATACTATAGAATCAAATCACAAAGTTCAAATATTAAaccaaaaagagaagaaaaaaaatttgagtgaAACGTTAAGAGTCTAATGGAGGCCCTTTCAATTTCATTCCATCTGTAATCCTGTTCCATTGAAAAATGAGCCACCAAAAAGCTTTATATTGATGGGCATCTATTATAAGCTCCTACTAAATAGCATACACCATAACAAAATTCCAAGCACAAACAAGAAGCTGTCACATATAGAGCAGAATTCTGAGCTGTCAATTATTTATTGATTCggaagatgaaaaaatttctgTAGCCGGATACAGCTTAAACCCATTTATTCATGATGATTTAAGACTAACCTCTTCCGGTGTAAAAGCAGCGGGACCACGGGAGTTGGCCTCATTTGCTTCTTCTATTCCTACAACTCTGATATAAGGTTGTCTAACTGCAACTGCTCCTTTGTGGCTGCATAAATCCATTTTGAAATGAATTCAGTTAAGAAACACGGTAGTCATGGTAAACATCCATATAGCAAAACATTCATTTGAGTCTGTGTCGATCCTCACGATGTGGCAGAATTGGCAGCTTGATAGATACTATAAATACCCATGATCGTCAATCTCGTGCCAGGTACAATTGTTTGAACAAGATGGCGATCCACGGATAGAAGCATGTTCCTTGGAAGCTCCCCAGTTGGAACATCCTACAAACATGAAGTAAATACCAatcaattatgtaaaaaatgcaattaaaaaATGAACTTTTCTTCATCAAGATTAAGAACCTTACCTCTGGATTCTCCTGCAGTTTCAAGGTTTGTTGATCGACATACTTGCTCTTATCTGGAACCACAAGCCATGGATCAAGTGGGCATGGTTCTTCTCCCGGCTACAAATATCCCCAACAATTAGCATTAAATAAACTCAAAACCACACGATGCGAGAAATTGTAAGAAGTGGTGTGAAATAAACCTGAGGGATATGATCACAAGAGCGAGGGACAATTGCACCACCGAGGCCTGGCCGACAAGGAACTTGCTTTGAATTTCTACAGTTCTTGCAGATAAGAGTCACATAAGTTGCCTTTGCCTTAGTCCTAGATGCAGCTATAGTGATCCCAGCTATTTTAACAAGTTTCGATATATATTGAGCCTGCCACCCGCAACAAAAACCtcaaattaaaccaaaaaatataactttacaattctaataaaaattaaggaaaccgtaaaataagaaaaaccaGAACAAACCCTAAAGCCTCATCGGGTAcgatatataaaagaagataaaaaaaaaataaaaaataaaaaaagaactttaaCTTCCACATCTCATTCAATAAAGAAATCCTCCAATCAAAGGCCATTAGGCCCATTTATTTATTCTGTTTCAATTGACTGACTCAATTTAGGAATCAACCAAAcataaattagaatataaaaaaccaGTCCACACTCACCCCAAGAAACCTCATCGAGACCGGATCCTCCTTCGACGTCAGCAAGACCTGAACGTCCCCGGTCACCGGATCTTCCATTTCTCCAGTCTCTCCTGCCACTTTCGACCGCAAGCTCGCCAAAACCTCCGCCGCGGCCGTCTCAAACTACGAAAAACACACGCATACGAAATCAACCATTTGCTCATCATGAATAGCAAAAATGTTGACAGTTTTGAAAACAGAGAAGGAATTGGAGAGCATACAAGAGGCAAGTAGTCGGCGGGGGAGGAGCGGAGCAAGGCCGGGAGGTCGGGGTCGAAGGCATCGAGGTCTTCCAAGTCGACGAGAAGGGACTTGTTGGGATTGTGGACGAGGCTTTCTCTGTAGGGGAAAACATTCTTGCCGGTCTCGAAGCCACGGATGAACTCCTTGAACTTCTGGAGGACGGAGTGTCGGCTAGCCGCCTCCGGATCGTGGTCTTCACCACCGCCGCGCCACGAGTGAGCCTGGTCGCTGTAGTACACTGCCCCCTCGTCCCACCCTGacatctctcactctctctctctctctctctctctctgcgtctCTGGAAATGGAGAAATTGGGAAGTGTCGACTGTCGAGTTCGTCTTGCTAGGGGAGGAGTGCATAAGTgggtttttcacttttttggcGGCAAGTAATTGGCGGGAAAGGTAGGATGACTTGGCACTGATCACGTGTGAGAGCACCTGCGTTCTAcgtaatcatttttttttttttttgcattctatGTAATCTTGAAAGCAAACTCAATATTATTCTAgggtttgatttaaaaaaatatatatattattctaggGTTGCCGCtttgagagaaggagaaagCGCCATGGAGGCAAGCCTAAACGCTGTGGAAAATTGGATAGAAAGATTGACCCAAGAACTGGAGAGgctccaaaaagaaaatgacgaCCTCAAGCTACACTAccaagaaagaaatgaagacaCTGAGCCCAATCACAGCGAGCATGAAGGATCATGAAACATATAGGTGGTGGAGCAAACGAACATGAAAGGAAAAACATGTAGGATGAACTCTGTAGCCTCAAAGCCAACTAGGAAGAGATGGTGAAGAAGATGGGCACGTCATCCTCAGTAGACCAACTACTCACAAGCACCGAGCTACTCTACACTGAGGAGGTGATGGTTGTGCCCTTGCCACCGAAATTCAAGATCCCCACCATGGATATGTATGATGGGGGAAATGACTCACTTGAGCATTTGGAAACTTTCAAGAATCACATGACGTTGCATGGCGTCGCTGGAGCAGTAGTATGCAGGGCTTTTCCGCTGACCCTGAAAGGGCCAACATGAGTATGGTTTGGGTCGCTAGCGCCCAATTCCATAGACAACTTCAATGAATTAGTACGTTTGTCCGTGACCTAATTCATGTCCAACCGATAGAGACGACGCCTGGCCGCATTCCTTCTCACCATTAAGTAAGCGGAAGACGAGATTCTGAAGGAGttcttatctcaattcaacaaGGAATGCATGACCATCGAGAATCAAGATGAGAAGATTACCTTGGCGGCACTTCTAGGGGTGCCGACAAGTGGCCTGGGTCGTCAATTTGATCGACCGACCTTCTCTATTCAACAGGTCGACCACCGAACCTCCCGAGAAGATGAGGGTCGTGCCATCACCCGCTGTTACTACACCTACCATCAATCCACTTCGCACAACATGGAGGACTGCTTCAACCAACAAGGAAGAAGGGAGCATGACTAGGCGACCCTACACGCCCACTCGAAGGCCAGAGTGGGAAAGGAGGGGGAGATCTAGGGAACAAAGCGTGGACCAGACCGATCACAGCAGAAGGCAAGTGAGCCCGTTACGACAACCACTAGGATGCGAATCGACTCGACAGGACCGCCACCAATCACCACCTCATGGAGGATCCCCACTAGAGGAGATACGGACCTCTTCCTTGAGTCGGAGGCTTCGCTGGTGGAGATCCCCTCTAGTCGGAGGCTTCGCTGGTGGAGGTGCCTCTTCCTTGAGTCGGAAGGCCCACGCGAGGT encodes the following:
- the LOC121242500 gene encoding DNA replication licensing factor MCM5, with the translated sequence MSGWDEGAVYYSDQAHSWRGGGEDHDPEAASRHSVLQKFKEFIRGFETGKNVFPYRESLVHNPNKSLLVDLEDLDAFDPDLPALLRSSPADYLPLFETAAAEVLASLRSKVAGETGEMEDPVTGDVQVLLTSKEDPVSMRFLGAQYISKLVKIAGITIAASRTKAKATYVTLICKNCRNSKQVPCRPGLGGAIVPRSCDHIPQPGEEPCPLDPWLVVPDKSKYVDQQTLKLQENPEDVPTGELPRNMLLSVDRHLVQTIVPGTRLTIMGIYSIYQAANSATSHKGAVAVRQPYIRVVGIEEANEANSRGPAAFTPEEIEGFKKFAAEPNVYKNICSKIAPSIFGHDDLKKAVACLLFGGSRKNLPDGVKLRGDINVLLLGDPSTAKSQFLKFVEKTAPVAVYTSGKGSSAAGLTASVIRDSGSREFYLEGGAMVLADGGVVCIDEFDKMRPEDRVAIHEAMEQQTISIAKAGITTVLNSRTSVLAAANPPSGRYDDLKTAQDNIDLQTTILSRFDLIFIVKDIRMYSQDKIIASHIIRVHASANATSGESRVPKEENWLKRYIQYCRTECHPRLSESASNLLQNNYVKIRQDMRQQANETGEAAAIPITVRQLEAIVRLSEALAKMKLSHVATEENVQEAIRLFTVSTMDAARSGINQQVNLTAEMANEIKQAETQIKRRIGIGNHISERKLIDELSRMGMNESIVRRALIIMHQRDEVEYKRERRVILRKA